A genomic segment from Legionella micdadei encodes:
- a CDS encoding CinA family protein: MNNLTKLVQKLADGLRIKHFKIATAESCTGGLIAGLLTELPGSSVWFERGFVTYSNLAKHEMLGVNPELIGVHGAVSKAVAEAMVVGALTHSVANLALAVTGIAGPDGGTIEKPVGTVWFAWAMPKLPVRSLHCYFPDVSRQKVRHLACKQALEGAVAYLDEFYG, translated from the coding sequence GTGAACAACCTAACTAAATTAGTCCAGAAGCTAGCTGATGGATTACGCATAAAACATTTTAAAATTGCTACTGCGGAATCGTGTACTGGAGGATTGATTGCTGGATTACTGACTGAATTGCCCGGAAGTTCAGTGTGGTTTGAGCGTGGATTCGTGACCTATAGTAACTTAGCAAAGCATGAAATGTTGGGTGTTAACCCAGAACTCATAGGGGTACATGGTGCAGTAAGCAAAGCAGTCGCTGAGGCAATGGTTGTAGGTGCACTTACTCATAGTGTAGCTAACCTTGCTCTGGCAGTAACCGGTATTGCCGGTCCTGATGGGGGGACTATCGAAAAACCCGTTGGTACAGTTTGGTTTGCTTGGGCTATGCCTAAATTGCCTGTGCGAAGCTTACATTGTTATTTCCCAGATGTTTCCCGTCAAAAAGTACGACATCTCGCTTGCAAGCAAGCTTTAGAAGGTGCTGTTGCTTATCTTGATGAATTTTATGGATGA
- the recA gene encoding recombinase RecA — MEDNKQKALSAALAQIERQFGKGSVMRMGDGNVARDIEAISTGSLGLDIALGIGGLPKGRIVEIYGPESSGKTTLTLQVIAECQKKGGTAAFIDAEHALDPGYAAKLGVNVDELLVSQPDTGEQALEITDMLVRSAAVDVIIIDSVAALTPKAEIEGEMGDAHVGLQARLMSQALRKLTANIKRSNTLVIFINQIRMKIGVMFGNPETTTGGNALKFYASVRLDIRRTGSIKKGEEILGSETRVKVVKNKVAPPFKSTDFDILYNEGISRESEIINLGAQLGLIEKSGAWYSYKQEKIGQGKDNVRMYLKENPQVAQELEQQIRAELLVKKLPIAEDEMLESVDD; from the coding sequence ATGGAAGACAATAAACAAAAAGCACTAAGTGCGGCTCTCGCTCAGATTGAACGCCAATTTGGTAAAGGCTCTGTGATGCGTATGGGAGATGGCAACGTGGCCCGGGATATAGAGGCTATTTCAACGGGTTCATTAGGGCTTGATATTGCTCTAGGCATAGGAGGGTTACCCAAGGGGCGTATTGTCGAAATTTATGGCCCTGAGTCTTCTGGTAAAACGACATTAACTTTGCAAGTGATTGCAGAATGCCAAAAAAAAGGGGGTACAGCCGCCTTTATTGATGCAGAGCATGCCCTTGATCCTGGTTACGCGGCAAAACTCGGTGTTAATGTTGATGAATTGCTCGTTTCGCAGCCTGATACAGGAGAACAAGCATTAGAAATCACTGATATGCTTGTTCGTTCTGCCGCTGTTGATGTCATTATCATTGACTCTGTTGCTGCATTAACACCTAAAGCGGAAATCGAAGGTGAAATGGGTGATGCCCATGTAGGCCTGCAAGCAAGATTAATGTCTCAAGCTTTGCGTAAACTGACTGCAAACATCAAGCGTTCTAATACATTGGTTATCTTTATTAACCAAATTCGTATGAAAATTGGGGTGATGTTCGGTAATCCTGAAACGACAACTGGTGGTAACGCGTTAAAATTTTATGCTTCCGTTCGCCTTGATATACGTCGCACTGGCTCAATCAAAAAAGGTGAAGAGATTTTAGGGAGTGAAACAAGAGTTAAAGTGGTTAAAAATAAAGTGGCTCCACCTTTCAAAAGCACCGATTTTGATATTCTCTACAACGAAGGCATTTCTCGGGAGAGCGAAATCATCAATTTAGGAGCCCAGCTAGGACTTATCGAAAAATCGGGAGCCTGGTACTCTTATAAACAAGAAAAAATTGGTCAGGGCAAAGACAATGTACGGATGTATTTGAAAGAAAATCCGCAAGTCGCTCAGGAGTTAGAGCAACAGATCCGGGCTGAGTTGTTAGTTAAAAAACTACCAATTGCTGAGGATGAAATGCTTGAGAGCGTGGATGACTAG
- the recX gene encoding recombination regulator RecX, whose translation MTSAFDCAMRLLSRREHSARELITKLAQRGYSSEEVSEAIAKCQRLGLQSDARFVETLCHTRIRQGCGPLKISQELQAKHIDRELINNALEQEQENWVTYALAVWHKKFRDQGDISFEELQKRQRFLLYRGFSADIIAKVIAEVVA comes from the coding sequence ATGACTAGCGCTTTTGACTGTGCGATGCGCCTATTGAGTAGGCGCGAGCACAGCGCTCGTGAACTCATAACTAAACTAGCACAAAGAGGTTATAGCTCTGAAGAGGTTTCTGAAGCAATTGCTAAATGTCAGCGTCTTGGTTTGCAAAGCGACGCCCGGTTTGTTGAAACGTTGTGTCATACTCGTATTCGTCAAGGATGTGGTCCTTTAAAAATCAGTCAGGAATTACAAGCTAAACACATCGACCGTGAATTAATCAATAATGCGCTTGAGCAAGAGCAAGAGAATTGGGTAACTTATGCCTTAGCGGTTTGGCATAAAAAATTTAGGGATCAGGGCGATATATCTTTTGAGGAATTACAAAAACGGCAGCGGTTTTTATTATACCGTGGATTTTCCGCTGATATTATCGCAAAGGTTATTGCCGAAGTGGTTGCGTGA
- the alaS gene encoding alanine--tRNA ligase produces MKSSEIRQAFFDYFAARNHQIVESSSLIPGNDPTLLFTNAGMVQFKDTFLGLETRPYARAVSAQRCVRAGGKHNDLENVGYTARHHTFFEMLGNFSFGDYFKREAIRYAWEFLTTVLKLPPERLWVTVYKDDNEAADIWLKELGVSPERFSRCGEKDNFWSMGDTGPCGPCTEIFYDHGPEIAGGPPGSPDEDGDRYIEIWNLVFMQYNRDKAGHLHPLPKPSVDTGMGLERIAAVVQGVHNNYDIDLFQHLIRAICKLAPPSVNPGHPSLKVIADHIRACSFLIADGVIPSNEGRGYVLRRIIRRAVRHGNKLGLPTPFFCNLVKPLVEVMGDAYPELENKKEQIERVLAQEEGQFARTLEQGLRLLQEQIQSLKGKEIAGEVVFKLYDTYGFPLDLTADIAREQGLTIDMEEFNRCMQQQRELSQSASQFAADYSVSAQLAESSEFHGYQQESLHSKISALLSDHKKISKLTKGNKGAIILETTPFYAESGGQVGDRGKLLDGQAVFRVDDTQRIGQAIVHYGEVLEGEFVVNQEVNARIDVARRNAIRLNHTATHLLHAALKALVGPHVQQKGSLVDAERARFDFSHFEALSPAQLRRLEVLVNERIRANDEAVTEIMSIEEAKKSGAVALFGEKYGDSVRVLSLGKFSKELCGGTHVSRTGDIGLFKITAEYGIASGIRRIEMVTGAYALDWVNQQLDALEEVAAKLKTNTVNVTEKLSQFLHDVKHQEKELARLNAKIAAKSGADLLNEVKNIKGVNLLVKQLDNRDNQTLRTTLDQLKSNLDDAVIVLIATSEDKMNVVAGVSKSLLGRVPTAADLVKHLCGKGGGREDMAQGGGRVPEDLDQRISQIQAMIAEHAG; encoded by the coding sequence ATGAAAAGTTCAGAAATAAGACAAGCATTTTTTGATTATTTTGCTGCGAGAAATCATCAAATCGTTGAATCCAGCTCGCTCATACCGGGTAATGATCCAACTTTACTTTTTACAAATGCTGGTATGGTGCAGTTTAAAGACACTTTTCTTGGCTTAGAAACGCGCCCCTATGCTCGGGCTGTGAGTGCCCAGCGCTGTGTACGTGCAGGTGGCAAACACAATGATCTCGAAAATGTGGGTTATACAGCACGACATCATACTTTTTTCGAAATGCTGGGAAATTTTAGTTTCGGCGATTATTTCAAACGTGAAGCCATTAGGTACGCTTGGGAATTTTTAACAACTGTACTCAAACTACCTCCTGAGCGTTTATGGGTTACTGTCTATAAAGATGACAATGAAGCAGCTGATATTTGGTTAAAAGAGTTAGGTGTTTCACCCGAACGGTTTTCCCGTTGTGGCGAAAAAGATAATTTCTGGTCAATGGGCGACACAGGTCCTTGTGGTCCCTGCACTGAAATTTTTTACGATCATGGGCCAGAAATTGCCGGGGGCCCTCCTGGTAGCCCGGATGAAGATGGTGATCGATATATTGAGATCTGGAATCTGGTATTTATGCAATACAACCGGGATAAGGCAGGGCATCTGCATCCTTTGCCTAAACCTTCTGTCGATACGGGTATGGGGCTTGAACGCATTGCAGCAGTGGTACAAGGCGTACACAATAATTATGATATTGATCTATTCCAACATTTAATCCGCGCAATTTGCAAACTTGCACCACCATCAGTTAATCCTGGACATCCTTCTTTGAAGGTCATTGCGGATCATATTCGCGCTTGTTCATTTTTAATTGCTGACGGTGTTATTCCCAGTAATGAAGGCAGGGGTTATGTTTTGCGCCGTATTATCCGACGGGCAGTGCGCCACGGCAATAAATTAGGATTACCTACTCCGTTTTTCTGCAATTTAGTAAAACCTTTGGTTGAGGTGATGGGCGATGCTTACCCAGAATTAGAAAATAAAAAAGAACAAATAGAACGGGTTCTAGCACAGGAAGAAGGACAATTTGCCCGCACACTTGAACAGGGGTTGCGCTTATTACAAGAACAAATTCAATCATTGAAAGGGAAGGAAATTGCCGGCGAAGTTGTTTTTAAACTGTATGATACTTATGGATTCCCTCTGGACTTGACGGCTGATATTGCGCGCGAGCAGGGATTAACGATTGATATGGAAGAATTTAATCGCTGCATGCAGCAGCAACGAGAGTTATCCCAATCGGCAAGCCAATTTGCCGCCGATTATTCCGTCTCAGCCCAACTCGCTGAGTCTTCAGAGTTCCATGGTTATCAACAAGAGAGCTTGCATTCAAAAATCTCCGCGTTGCTATCAGATCATAAGAAAATTTCTAAGTTAACTAAGGGTAATAAGGGAGCGATTATCCTTGAAACTACCCCATTCTATGCTGAAAGCGGGGGGCAAGTAGGTGACCGTGGCAAGTTGCTTGATGGCCAAGCTGTTTTTCGTGTTGATGATACGCAACGAATAGGGCAAGCGATTGTCCACTATGGTGAAGTGCTCGAGGGAGAGTTCGTTGTTAACCAGGAAGTTAATGCACGCATTGATGTCGCTAGACGCAATGCAATCCGTCTTAATCATACTGCAACCCATCTGTTACACGCTGCTTTGAAAGCGCTCGTTGGCCCGCATGTACAGCAAAAAGGGTCTTTGGTGGATGCCGAGCGCGCTCGTTTTGATTTTTCTCATTTTGAAGCCCTTAGCCCAGCCCAATTGCGCCGGTTAGAGGTGTTAGTGAACGAGAGAATCCGTGCCAATGATGAAGCGGTGACCGAAATCATGAGTATTGAAGAAGCCAAGAAAAGTGGGGCTGTGGCTCTTTTTGGTGAAAAATATGGGGATTCCGTGAGAGTGCTGTCGTTAGGAAAATTTTCTAAAGAATTATGTGGCGGTACACATGTTTCAAGAACAGGCGACATTGGCCTTTTTAAAATCACCGCGGAATATGGGATTGCCAGCGGCATAAGACGGATAGAAATGGTTACTGGTGCTTATGCTTTGGATTGGGTTAATCAGCAATTAGATGCGTTGGAAGAGGTTGCTGCCAAACTAAAAACAAATACTGTAAATGTCACAGAGAAGTTGTCACAATTTTTGCATGATGTAAAACACCAAGAAAAAGAATTAGCGCGCTTAAATGCAAAAATAGCTGCTAAGTCAGGTGCTGATTTACTCAATGAAGTAAAAAATATTAAAGGGGTGAACTTGCTGGTGAAGCAGTTGGACAATAGGGATAATCAGACACTAAGAACAACTTTAGATCAATTAAAATCGAACTTAGATGATGCTGTGATTGTGTTGATTGCTACCAGTGAAGATAAGATGAACGTTGTTGCTGGAGTGAGCAAAAGCCTTTTAGGCCGTGTACCGACTGCTGCAGATCTAGTAAAGCATCTTTGTGGCAAAGGTGGAGGCCGAGAAGACATGGCTCAAGGTGGAGGACGTGTTCCTGAAGATCTGGATCAAAGGATTTCACAAATTCAGGCAATGATCGCTGAACACGCGGGTTAA
- a CDS encoding aspartate kinase — protein sequence MALLVQKFGGTSLATLKHINHAADIVTKAKQAGHKVVVIVSAMSGETDRLIGLANEISEFPDEREYAALVATGEQVSMALMAMALINRGIHARSYTGGQARIQTCSQFKKARIQAIDTTPILKDLEHDRVVVIAGFQGVDKDGNITTLGRGGSDTTAVAIAAALNADECQIYTDVDGVYTTDPRIVPDAKRLEQITFEEMLELSSLGAKVLQIRAVEFAGKYNIPLRVLSSSQEGPGTLITYQQKSSMEAPMVTGIAFSRNEAKITLTGVPDKPGLASGILTEISEIGVNIDMIVQHLSANDKTDFTFTVHRDEYQATLNKLNQLVKDFGANSVIGSNGLAKLSLVGAGLKSHPEVASIMFRTLASKGINIQLIATSEIKISVLIDAAMLDEGVRALHSIFRLEVDSRDESRVVAAVELTEPNCVAAIGK from the coding sequence ATGGCATTATTAGTGCAAAAATTCGGGGGAACGTCGCTTGCTACACTTAAGCACATTAATCATGCGGCAGATATAGTTACGAAAGCAAAACAAGCTGGCCACAAAGTGGTTGTTATTGTATCTGCAATGAGTGGAGAAACGGATAGGTTGATCGGGTTAGCAAATGAGATCAGCGAATTTCCTGATGAACGAGAGTATGCAGCGCTTGTTGCAACTGGCGAACAGGTTTCTATGGCATTAATGGCCATGGCTTTAATTAATCGTGGTATCCATGCCCGCTCGTATACTGGCGGACAAGCCCGTATTCAAACCTGCAGCCAGTTTAAGAAAGCACGTATCCAAGCTATTGATACCACCCCTATACTGAAAGACCTTGAACATGACAGAGTCGTAGTAATCGCTGGATTCCAAGGGGTGGATAAAGATGGGAATATTACCACGCTAGGCCGCGGAGGCTCAGACACAACAGCTGTTGCTATTGCTGCCGCTTTAAACGCCGATGAATGTCAAATATACACCGATGTTGATGGTGTTTATACGACTGACCCACGAATTGTCCCTGATGCGAAACGATTAGAGCAGATAACCTTTGAAGAAATGCTGGAATTGTCCAGTTTAGGCGCAAAAGTATTGCAAATTCGTGCCGTTGAATTTGCCGGGAAATACAATATTCCCTTACGCGTTCTTTCTTCATCCCAAGAGGGGCCTGGTACTTTAATCACGTATCAGCAAAAAAGCAGTATGGAAGCGCCCATGGTAACCGGTATCGCTTTTAGTCGTAACGAAGCAAAAATTACTTTGACCGGTGTTCCTGATAAGCCAGGCCTTGCTTCAGGTATTTTAACTGAGATAAGCGAGATAGGGGTGAACATCGATATGATCGTTCAGCATTTGTCTGCGAATGATAAAACGGATTTTACATTTACTGTTCACCGCGATGAATACCAAGCTACTCTGAACAAATTAAACCAACTTGTTAAAGATTTTGGTGCAAATTCAGTGATTGGATCAAATGGCCTGGCAAAATTATCTCTTGTCGGTGCCGGACTGAAAAGCCATCCGGAGGTTGCGTCTATCATGTTCAGAACGTTGGCATCAAAAGGGATTAATATACAACTCATTGCCACTTCTGAAATTAAGATATCGGTATTAATTGATGCTGCGATGTTGGACGAGGGTGTCCGGGCTTTACACAGTATCTTTCGGCTTGAGGTCGATAGCCGTGATGAGTCGCGAGTAGTTGCAGCGGTCGAATTAACCGAACCAAACTGCGTAGCGGCGATTGGTAAATAA
- the mscL gene encoding large conductance mechanosensitive channel protein MscL yields the protein MSFWSEFKQFAMRGNVVDLAVAVVVGGAFGKIVSSLVDGIIMPLIGLLLGGINISAKAFKIGDAVVKWGLFLQTVIDFAIIAFSIFVVIKFINVLQHKREEKSEKLTKEESLLTEIRDLLKAKTNEENS from the coding sequence ATGAGCTTTTGGAGCGAATTCAAGCAATTTGCCATGCGTGGGAATGTTGTGGATCTTGCTGTAGCTGTCGTGGTGGGTGGGGCATTTGGCAAAATTGTTTCATCCCTTGTGGATGGAATCATCATGCCATTGATTGGATTATTGTTAGGGGGGATCAATATTTCCGCTAAGGCCTTCAAGATTGGTGATGCGGTAGTAAAATGGGGATTATTTCTTCAAACTGTTATTGATTTCGCCATAATTGCATTTTCTATTTTTGTTGTTATTAAATTCATTAATGTTTTGCAACATAAGCGTGAAGAAAAATCAGAAAAATTAACCAAAGAAGAGTCCCTCCTCACGGAAATCAGGGACTTACTTAAAGCTAAAACGAACGAAGAAAATTCCTAA
- a CDS encoding tetratricopeptide repeat protein, translated as MDKDTTILVKALILGTSLTLPTLSLALPYDICSDLSSCQPLANQGNSEAQYNLGIMYGQGLSGVSRDPTEAAKWYERAANQGNVPAMVAVGDLYYDGTGVPKDYARAVKWYQKAAEQGSAKAQEYLGYAYEKGEGIEQDYAKAAIWYTKAANQGNTASMISLGNFYYNGNGVARDYSQALKWYQQAADLGSPMGQDLVGYAYDHGEGVAQDYKQAMNWYLKAARGGNTFALYNIGHLYKDGLGVPRDNIQAYAWFSAASAAVPNNKDYQNAKNDAYTSIPSDKHQQAEQAAQELISKYVSR; from the coding sequence ATGGACAAAGATACTACCATTCTAGTTAAGGCGTTAATTTTAGGAACCAGTTTAACGCTACCCACACTGAGTCTAGCCTTACCTTATGACATCTGTTCAGACTTATCAAGTTGCCAACCTTTAGCTAATCAGGGCAATTCAGAAGCACAATATAATCTTGGTATCATGTATGGCCAGGGCTTAAGTGGAGTTAGTAGGGACCCAACTGAAGCGGCTAAATGGTATGAACGCGCTGCAAATCAAGGAAATGTACCAGCAATGGTTGCAGTAGGAGACCTTTATTATGATGGTACTGGTGTCCCTAAAGATTATGCACGTGCGGTGAAATGGTATCAGAAAGCAGCAGAACAAGGATCAGCGAAAGCACAGGAATATTTAGGTTATGCTTATGAAAAAGGAGAAGGCATAGAACAAGATTATGCAAAAGCAGCAATTTGGTATACCAAAGCGGCTAATCAGGGCAATACTGCTTCAATGATCTCCCTAGGAAATTTTTACTATAATGGCAATGGCGTTGCACGCGATTACTCTCAAGCATTAAAATGGTATCAACAAGCCGCAGATTTAGGCTCCCCTATGGGACAAGACTTAGTCGGCTATGCTTATGACCATGGCGAAGGGGTTGCCCAGGATTATAAACAAGCAATGAATTGGTATCTTAAGGCTGCCAGGGGTGGGAATACTTTTGCATTGTATAACATTGGTCACCTGTATAAAGATGGTTTAGGCGTACCTCGAGATAATATTCAAGCTTACGCCTGGTTTTCTGCTGCTTCCGCTGCTGTACCTAATAATAAGGATTATCAGAATGCTAAAAATGATGCTTACACTTCAATTCCATCTGATAAACACCAACAGGCTGAACAAGCTGCCCAGGAGTTAATTAGCAAGTATGTAAGCCGGTAA